The genomic segment GAAGAACCTTCGCCCAGATGATGATTAGTGCTTTCTTCTTCCAGGCAAATGGCTGGGAATGTGCTGTGGCTGAGGAGATCTCCTTCAAGGCCTCCACAATGGGCTGCCCCACATGTTCCCAGTCTGACTTTGTCAACTGTACCAGGGCTTTGGGGTGGAACAGCTGTTCAGCCATCAAGAAGCCCCCATGCAGAATAGTCATTTCCTCACAGATATTCAAGGGGCCTGCACAGAGAAGCCAAGAGTTAATCAAGTTTTCAGAATGGTAAGCAGAGGCTAAGAGAAACAGCCACTGGCTGTCTGTCCATCAGTATCAAGTTAAAGACGACCCTGACATCAACGGAAGAGGAAGAAGGCACGGTCAGTAAGAGCTCCTGAAGGGCTGGGGTCATAGAGACTTGGCTGAGGAATAAAACCCAGTTTCCAAGATCTCCAAGAAAGGAAATCAGGAGGACAATGGTACCACTggaaagaggcagagagggatTCAGAACAGGCTTCCAAATttctttgtaagtattttatatttatttgaattatctgggcttctggagctggagttagaggtgactGAGAGCCACCCGATGTGGccgctgagaactgaactccggTTCTCTACAAGAACCTTATGTGCTCTttcttaaccaccgagctgtctccccagccccccaggACAGGCTTAAAGGGACGGTGAGTTCAGTGTTGGTACCTGGAGTCTGAGGTAGAACATGTAGTGCCATCTTTGAGCAATGGCAGTGAGTTAAGGAGAAAAGGcctgaccttgatatcctccctatgctaattccctgcagggttccaccctcctgaatgcttaagggaagttccttgtcctTGTATCCtacataatgggcattaacagcttagatgcaagattgtaaaacatctgtagcgaacttctgccctccggggttctcccactgtggacctcctccctccttcaataaacggcattcggcaaaaaaaaaaaaaaaaaaaaaaaaaaaaaaaaaaaaaaaaattactatatatatatatatatatatatatatatatatatatatagtatcaagctgataatagaaaaataattaataaatttagaaaaaaaaggccgggcggtggtggcgcacgcctttaatcccagcactcgggaggcagagccaggtggatctctgtgagttcgaggccagccttgtctaccaagtgagttccaggaaaggcgcaaagctacacagagaaaccctgtctcgaaaaaccaaaaaaaaaaaaaaaaaaaaaatttagaaaaaaaaaggagaaaaggcctGATGTGAATATAGTCAGTTATGGAAACCAAGGGAGTAACTAAGATCCCTCAGCAAAGTGTCAAGAGGAAAGCTGGAGTGTGAGGTTAGAGGGGGTGGAGGACTGAGGGACAGTGCCACCAAGTATGTATTGGAAGACATGACAAAAGccagtgacatggctcagtgaCCATCTgtaccaagactgatgaccttgAGCTTGATCCCTAGGCCTAATCCAGCAAGAGAGAGCCAACCtctacaagctgtcttctgacctccaccgatggtccccacacatacacacacagaatgtaataattacaaaacaaaacctgagcTCTGTGACACGTGGTGACACAGATGGAGCCCCAACACTGATGATGTacagtctttgtttctttttggagagggggggggttgtttattgttttattttagtttgttgttgtttgagacagggtctcaccaggaactggctggctttggactcactgagatctgcctgcctctgcttcctgaggatgaaaggtgtgcaccaccacacccagctgagccTTGTcttggagcccagagccttgcacatacCGGACAAGCGCTCTACCTCCgagctgtattcccagccctGACTCCCTTCTTCCTAAACACTGTCCTGCTCATGGGTTTCAACATTCCGGGCCTTACAGGGAAAAAGTTCACCCAGCAGTTtcttccagtcaaaaatggacaAGCTACCGAAGGGCCTGGCTCTATGGCAGGACCCAGGAAAGCAGTCAGTCATTCACTGGCCCAAGAACTGATACAGACAGTTAAAAGGCAGGCAATATGGGAGTTTAATCAGACAAATGGATTTCAATCCTAGCCCAGTCATTCCAAAAATGTGACTTTGCACATTGCTGAGTCTGTCTACATACACGAGACTATAATGTTCACGGTATAACCATGAAAGTCACATGACACAACATACACGCATCATACTTCTGGAACTATTTTGGTAGCTATCTTCTGGAAACATCCTTCGGGGATGGGAGAATGGAAGGGGTCTACGTATCTCTCAATGATCAGCCCATAAAGGGTCAGTTGTTGGCAGGACCGTCTTGTCACTGTTTTCTCCCCTCCAGTACAGAAACAAAAGGGCACAGGTCTTTATCAAAGCATAAAACTTGGCCCAGAAACTAAAGTAAGAGTGTAACAACTAACTGGTCACAGCCACCATTCCCAACAACCCCCACCCATTCCCAGGGCCCAGAGATTCCTAACCCTTCCCTCAGTCCCCCATGATCCCAGGAACACATCTTCGACATTCTTATAGGTCACTGAGTCAGCAGCAAAAATACTGACTCCAGTGGCCCATGCTTCTAATCCCGGCTCTAGGGAGGCAGATTTCTACAAGGCCAGCCAAAGTACATTGTGACACCCCGTCTCAAACTTCCCCTACCCCCAGGGGGAAAAAATACTGACTCCAGGCAACTAATTAATCTCTTGGCCACTAACCAtttacccccgccccccccccccaaaaaaaagtcaagGATCAGCACTACTAAATCCAGGCCTGAAGGCAATGCACCTTGGCTTCCACAGTAGCAGTCGGGCAGAGCTAGGCTGAGCTAGGCTGTTGTGGCGGGGTTCTTTCTGGCTCAGGCTGTTCTGCCTGCCCCCAATAACCATTCAACTTTGTTGCATTTATCAGCTTAGCTGAGCAGATGTCTGCCGCCAAACATGTGCCTTTCAGACACTGTGTACATGTGCTTGACAAAGTCCCAGACTTGCTAGGGGAAACTGAAAGACTATCAGTAGCTGGTGCTAGGAAGTGACTGCTTACTCTGGCAGGCACtgggctgggcttggtggcacatttttttttttttctttctctgagataGGATCTTGTTGCGTAGCCAGGGCTGGCTTGAAACTATTTGggccaggttggcctagaactcttgAGATCCTCCTGCGTCTGCCTCAAGAGTGCTAGTCAGCcataagccaccacacccagctttacaCCTATAAAATCATTTAATCATCAAACAAACTTCTTGAGGATTATCACTCCTGTTTTAGAGATGGGAACCTCGAGGCCCAGGCACAATTTGTACAGTGTTTGAACCAGCGGAGTCGAGTCATGGCAGAACTCTTCACAGCTGCGGGGCACGAAACTACCATTCCACACTGAAGAGCTGGCTAGGGACAAAGCCATTTCTCCACAGCGTATTATTTGCAAATCTTGGAGCACCTCCCAGGCCAGCCTCCCCATCTTACCCTCTAAAGAGCACACCTAATAGGGTGGGGAGGCTTGGCAGTTGGCCACAGATTTCTATCAACGCCGCTCTCCTTCCAGACCCCGCCTAGGAGGAGACTCCAAACCAAACAGCACCCAGATTTAAAAAGTGCCATCTCAGTTGCTGCAACTCCCGCTTGCAAGCGAGGGCTGCGGGGCACCCCTGTGCACAAGACACCGTAAGGCGCCCAGTTATGCACGAGGTCTCAAAGAAACTCCAAGCCTCTGGGAGGAAGACAATATCAGCATCTCTGCTTTGTGGACTAGGAGACCTGCTAAGAAACTTGTTCACTGACTCGCATTCACTCAATAAGGAAGACCGGTCCGGACGTCCGTCCCTCCCAGCCCGGCATTTCCGAAACACGTGCAGTAGCCCTGTGCACTTTCAGGGGATCCAAGGCTACATTCGCTCGCTGTTTTCCAGTGGGAAGAGACCacgaggagaggaggagggatcGAGAAGGACCAACACGAGGCGGGCTGTGGGTTGGAGGCCGGCCTCGCGGCCGCGGGTCTCCAAAAGCTCCTCAAACCCCCAGCCTCCAGAGCCGGAGCCGGAGAGCGCCACTGGAGGAGCGCAGGGCCTCGGCTCACCCTATAGGTGCTTTGCGGGGCGCGGCCCGAGGGCCGGAGTAGGGAAACGCGAACCCACCTAAGTCCATGGCGGCGAAGCTGGCGGCGGGGCTCAGCCGCCCCTCCCGCTCCGAGGCCAAGAACGCGGCGCCCACGCCACGGCACAAAGGGCGGCGTCACAGGCCCCGCCCACGGCTCGCCGGGGCTTCCGTGCGGTACTCCGCTGGCCGGGTGCTGCTCCGTGCGCACGCGTACTCCGTCCTCCTCAAGCTCGCGGCGTCGGGGCCGCCCAAGCCCACAGCGCCCCCTCTCGGCCCCAGGCTTCCCAGCCGTCTACCCTCAGGTACCGCAGGCAGGCTCCTTGCAGAATCTAGCCTCTTGAGGGCAGGAGGTCCAGGCCTTTAGTCCAgacctctccttctccctcacccAGGAACCCCGGGCAGCTCCCGCCCACGGTTCACTCCTATGGAATGGCCTTCCCCAGGCTGCCCACTAACCAGCAGCAGATCCACGGGACTCACCCCTCCCTGTCCAACCTCAGAGACACGCACAAATGCCCAAATGGTTTTCATGCTGCACGGTCTTCTATGGGCAACGGCAACGTCCATTTTCAGGGCTCATAGGTGCCTTTGTAACTTTGAAGGACAGTCCTACTGGAAAAAGCACTGTGGGACAGGACTAACTGCATGGATTCCTGGTCTGCAACTTGTActtcaacaaacacacacacacacacacacacacacacacacacacacacgtcctgtGTTCTCACACATCTCTTTGCCCTTTCTTTCCAAGGCCTAATAATCATCTGCTTTGCTTATTTCCAACCCTCTTCTAGTACCAGGTATCACTTAGAACAGAGAGGCCCAGCCTCTGGTGCACCAATGAGCCAAGTGGAATTTGAAATGGCCTGCGCTTCCCTCAAACAGCTGAAGGGTCCCGTGAGTGATCAGGAGAAACTGTTGGTGTACAGCTTCTACAAGCAGGCCACCCAGGGCGACTGTAACATCCCTGTCCCTCCAGCCACAGATGTGAGAGCAAAGGCCAAATGGGAGGCATGGAATGTGAACAAAGGGATGTCCAAGATGGATGCCATGAGAATCTACATTGCCAAAGTGGAAGAGCTGAAGAAAAAGGAGCCTTGCTAAGGACATTTTGGCAGCTACAAGAAATAACATGGCTCCACTGGTAGGGAATGGGCTTAAGACTTCCTAATGGCTGAAACATACTGAAAGGGTAGCAGGGTTAGCGGAGACATCAAATAAATCACTTGAACCGCACCAGAGTGGAGTCTGTTGGAAAAGAAACTGTGAGGGTCCTGGAAAGGGGTTCAAATGTGCAAAAGCATCTCTCTGCTGggtaaaaaactccattaatctGGGTTTGGGTGGTCTGACCGGCATCGACAGCCTTTCTGGTCCCACAGCCTATGTGGATGGATATCTGGCAGAAGAAGGGATGGGTAGGGGGGAATCATGCTATGAAAATGACCAAggttggaagtggaggcagggccTTGGATCTGTATCATTAGAGGGCTGTCAACTCACCAAGAACCCAACAGTACAGAGGggactctgccttttttttttttttttttttttttttgatttttcgagacagggtttctctgtgtagctttgcaccttttcctggaactcattttgaagaccaggctggcctcgaactcacagagatcctcctgcctctgcctctaggaCTCTGCCTTCTAAAGAGCTAAAGTCAAATAGAAAAGTCCTGGTCTAGACCACGGGCCCCGAGAAGTTAGTAATTTGATGAACTCAAACTTTCAGTGACACAGTGGCGAAGTAACTCATGCATCACAACACAGCAGCCAAGGGACAATGGAGCAAGATGGTTTCAGAATCTTAGCATCCGAAAGACTCATCTAAGGCTTGGCATCCTAGATGTTCTTAGGATTGCTGTTCTTAACCTAGGTTTCTGCTTGGGGCCCTGACAGACAATATCATGATAGGCACAT from the Peromyscus eremicus chromosome 8a, PerEre_H2_v1, whole genome shotgun sequence genome contains:
- the LOC131917422 gene encoding diazepam-binding inhibitor-like 5, producing the protein MSQVEFEMACASLKQLKGPVSDQEKLLVYSFYKQATQGDCNIPVPPATDVRAKAKWEAWNVNKGMSKMDAMRIYIAKVEELKKKEPC